Proteins from a genomic interval of Lathamus discolor isolate bLatDis1 chromosome 19, bLatDis1.hap1, whole genome shotgun sequence:
- the NGF gene encoding beta-nerve growth factor isoform X2, protein MSMLYYTLIIAFLIGTQAAPKSEDNVPLEYPAEHSPLNTHRSNRHHIPKAAPQTSQGHSTWMISGRESINITMDPKVFKKRRFRSPWVLFSTQPPPVSGQGNNMGFLSSAGALNRTARTKRTAHPVLHRGEFSVCDSVSMWVGDKTTATDIKGKEVTVLGEVNINNNVFKQYFFETKCRDPKPVSSGCRGIDAKHWNSYCTTTHTFVKALTMEGKQAAWRFIRIDTACVCVLSRKSGRP, encoded by the coding sequence ATGTCCATGCTGTACTACACTCTGATCATAGCTTTTTTGATCGGCACACAGGCAGCTCCAAAGTCAGAGGACAATGTTCCACTGGAGTATCCTGCAGAACACTCCCCGCTCAATACCCACCGGAGTAACAGACACCACATTCCCAAGGCAGCTCCACAGACATCCCAAGGCCACTCTACTTGGATGATAAGTGGAAGAGAATCTATAAATATCACCATGGACCCCAAGGTTTTTAAGAAGAGGCGATTCCGGTCCCCTTGGGTGCTGTTCAGCACACAGCCCCCCCCAGTGTCAGGGCAAGGAAACAACATGGGATTTCTCAGCAGTGCAGGTGCTCTCAACAGGACTGCCAGGACCAAGAGAACTGCACATCCTGTGTTACACCGGGGAGAGTTCTCAGTATGCGACAGCGTCAGCATGTGGGTTGGGGACAAGACCACAGCCACTGACATTAAAGGCAAAGAGGTGACAGTGTTGGGAGAAGTCAATATTAACAACAATGTTTTTAAGCAGTACTTTTTTGAGACCAAGTGCAGGGACCCTAAGCCAGTGTCCAGTGGGTGCCGAGGGATCGACGCAAAGCACTGGAACTCTTACTGCACCACCACACACACCTTTGTCAAAGCGCTGACCATGGAGGGCAAACAGGCGGCCTGGAGGTTCATCCGCATTGACACCGCCTGCGTGTGCGTGCTCAGCAGGAAGTCAGGGAGACCCTGA